GTGGGTGCTAGGCATTAATTTCGGGTTTTTTGTAGCCGAAATGACCACCGGGTGGATTTCGAGGTCTATGGGCCTGATAGCCGACTCGCTGGATATGCTGGCAGATTCCATCGTTTATGGTCTAAGTCTTTTTGCGGTAGGAGCGGCTATCTCTCGCAAGAAAAAGGTAGCCAAGATCAGTGGTTATTTTCAGATGGGCTTGGCCCTGCTTGGGTTTTCGGAAGTATTACGCAGATTTTTTACCCAAGGCGAAACGCCGCTGTTCCAGTGGATGATTATTATCTCCCTACTGGCTTTGGCGGGCAACCTTGTTTCCCTATGGCTGATCCAAAAAGCCAAACGTAAGGAAGTTCATATGCAAGCCAGTTGGATTTTTACCAGCAACGATTTGATTGTGAACGGGGGCGTGATTTTGGCGGGGGTGTTCGTCTACCTACTGGATAGTAGGTGGCCTGACCTTTTTGTTGGTGCACTCGTCTTTGGCTTTGTCATGCGGGGGGCCGTACAGATAATAAAAATAGCGAACTAACAGCGGCTTTGGGCACGCGAAGTGTAAGTTCTCTTAAGTGAGCGCCTCAATGGGTTCGTTTAGAACCGGAGGACAACTCTTATCTTATCGCACTAGCACTCATTCGTAGCCCATCATTCTGATTGAACATGAGATTTGGTTGCAACAGGCTTGCTTTCGGTGGTATTGCCGCTAGGGTACATAGAGAGTCTGAAAAGACAAGTGTAGAGGGAGTTTTGTGGACGTTGAATTGTGAACAGGGTTATTGGACCGAACTGGTTCCGAAAATTCGGAAAATTCGCTAGTTGGATGATAAGAGGGTAGA
The sequence above is a segment of the Catalinimonas alkaloidigena genome. Coding sequences within it:
- a CDS encoding cation transporter — protein: MNKSTFKISKMDCPAEEQLIRMKLEPLSQVKHLEFDIPARRLEVFHQQEVQSIHKAIKELNLNDQLEGTTDAELPMKGDDAHQRKILWWVLGINFGFFVAEMTTGWISRSMGLIADSLDMLADSIVYGLSLFAVGAAISRKKKVAKISGYFQMGLALLGFSEVLRRFFTQGETPLFQWMIIISLLALAGNLVSLWLIQKAKRKEVHMQASWIFTSNDLIVNGGVILAGVFVYLLDSRWPDLFVGALVFGFVMRGAVQIIKIAN